One window from the genome of Flavobacterium agricola encodes:
- a CDS encoding dicarboxylate/amino acid:cation symporter: MKNNKLFIAIILALILGVVLGGYVNIFGRGKTIKIDTESVAGNQSLLDKVTYTTTDGKTFTQPIYIYDNAAKLDSLTAVYANQDVVLVPKMVDAKFIPTAIKDSDAKLESVQNSDDGRSTSINNISSFSSKIKILGTIFIRLIQMIIAPLVFSTLVVGIAKMDDIKTVGRVGGRALGWFLTASLVSLVIGLVVVNITKPGEGIHIEMDSSSANDLIQSQGALTLEHFVNHMIPKSAFEAFATNEILQIVVFSIFFGVALAAYGKEGEMITKALDKISHVVLKMVGYIMWTAPLGVLGTISAAVATYGFGIFGLYVKYLLAFVLGILILWLVLCFVGYLILGRRLFDLLRHIKEPLLIAFSTTSSEAVFPKLVEELEKFGAQKKIISFTLPLGYSFNLDGSMMYMTFAAIFIAQVYEVPLALDQQILMLLVLMLTSKGVAGVPRASLIVIVATCSMFGIPPEGIALILPIDHFCDMARSMTNVLGNALSTVAVDKWEGHVAIEQEFTDSNQDA; encoded by the coding sequence ATGAAAAATAACAAACTATTTATTGCAATTATTCTTGCTTTGATTCTGGGCGTTGTTCTAGGAGGATATGTAAATATATTCGGGCGAGGTAAAACGATTAAAATAGACACAGAATCGGTAGCAGGCAATCAATCATTATTAGATAAGGTAACTTATACTACTACAGACGGCAAAACCTTTACGCAGCCAATTTACATTTACGATAATGCAGCAAAATTAGATTCGCTTACTGCGGTTTATGCAAATCAAGATGTGGTTTTGGTTCCAAAAATGGTTGATGCCAAATTTATACCTACAGCAATTAAAGATTCTGATGCGAAGTTAGAATCGGTTCAAAATTCTGACGATGGTCGTTCAACATCAATCAATAATATTTCTTCTTTTTCAAGTAAAATAAAAATATTAGGAACTATTTTCATCCGATTGATTCAGATGATTATTGCACCTTTAGTTTTCTCAACATTGGTAGTTGGTATTGCAAAAATGGACGATATTAAAACGGTTGGCCGTGTTGGTGGTCGTGCATTAGGTTGGTTCCTAACCGCTTCTTTAGTTTCGTTAGTAATTGGTTTAGTTGTTGTAAACATTACAAAACCTGGAGAAGGAATTCATATTGAAATGGATTCGAGCTCGGCTAACGATTTAATTCAGAGCCAAGGAGCGCTAACTTTAGAGCATTTTGTGAATCATATGATTCCTAAATCTGCTTTTGAAGCTTTTGCTACTAACGAAATATTACAAATTGTTGTTTTCTCTATTTTCTTTGGTGTTGCATTAGCAGCTTATGGCAAAGAAGGAGAAATGATTACTAAAGCTTTAGATAAAATTTCGCACGTAGTACTTAAAATGGTAGGTTACATTATGTGGACAGCACCTTTAGGTGTTTTAGGAACAATTTCTGCTGCTGTTGCAACTTACGGCTTTGGTATTTTTGGTTTATACGTAAAATATTTATTAGCCTTTGTTTTAGGTATTTTAATTTTATGGTTGGTACTTTGTTTTGTTGGGTATTTAATTTTAGGTCGTCGTTTGTTCGACTTATTACGCCATATTAAAGAACCTTTATTAATTGCGTTTTCTACAACTTCATCAGAGGCGGTTTTCCCTAAATTGGTAGAAGAATTAGAGAAATTTGGTGCTCAGAAAAAAATTATATCATTTACCCTGCCATTAGGTTATTCGTTTAACTTAGACGGATCGATGATGTACATGACATTTGCAGCCATATTTATCGCTCAAGTTTATGAAGTTCCTTTAGCGTTAGATCAACAAATATTAATGTTATTGGTTTTAATGTTAACATCTAAAGGAGTTGCCGGAGTACCGCGCGCTTCGTTAATTGTTATCGTAGCAACTTGTTCTATGTTTGGTATTCCGCCAGAAGGAATTGCTTTAATTTTACCAATTGACCATTTCTGTGATATGGCACGTTCTATGACAAACGTTTTAGGTAACGCGCTTTCAACTGTTGCAGTTGATAAATGGGAAGGGCACGTTGCTATTGAGCAGGAATTTACAGATTCAAATCAAGATGCATAA